The following nucleotide sequence is from Nitrosopumilus adriaticus.
TGGGTCATCATCAGTTTTAGTCTTTGGGGGTTCTTCTGTATTGTTTTGTGGAAGAAATGAAATTAATTTTTTAATGTAATCCATGCATTCGTATTCATTTTGTGCAACAAAATGTGCAACTCCACTTTTTGAACCGTGTGTCATTGCACCACCAAGATCATCAAATGAAATATCTTCACCTAAAACAGTCTTTACTACATCAGGTCCTGTAACAAACATAGTTCCTGCTTTATCCACCATTATTACAAAGTCAGTCATCGCAGGAGAATATACAGAACCACCTGCAGAAGGACCAATGCTTGCAGTAATTTGCGGAATAACTCCCGAAGCTAATTGATTGTGATAAAATATATCTGCAAATCCATCAAGACTCATAATTCCTTCTTGAATTCTTGCACCACCAGAATCCATAATTCCAATAATTGGGCAACCAGTTCTAACAGCATGATCCATTAATTTAGTAATTTTTTTGGCTCCCATCTGGCTTAGTGTTCCGCCAAGTACTGTGAAATCATATGCAAAAACAAAGATTTGTCTTCCATTGACATTCCCATAACCACCAACTACACCATCAGTGTAGAATTTCTTTTTCTGCATGTCATATTCGTGATAATGGTGAGTAACCATTGGATCAATTTCAGTAAAAGTACCTTCATCAAGTAATAAATCGATTCGTTCACGAGCAGTTAATTTTCCCTTTTCATGTTGGGCCTTGATTCTATCTTGACCTCCACCTTGGTGTGACGTGTATTTCTTTTTAGTATAATCTTCAATTTTTTCAGAATGCATAACAGTGATCTAAGTCAAGGAAGGTTTCCTATATTAATTTAATTTGAAAATACAATCTACTAGAATTTTTACAAAAACTCATAGATCATTGATTTTTTTAGAATTTCAAGAGTTAAGAATTGGGAATTTCTTGTTTGTTGATGTTTGATATGACTTGAAAGCGTCTTTTTTTTCGCTACATTTCTTACAAATGCATAATTGAGAAACATTTGGAATATCACAAGTTTCCTGAAATTCGCACTGAAGGCAACCAGCAGGACCCCCACAAACACTGCATTGTAATTCATTGATTTGAGCACATTTTTCGTGTTTTACGCCTAATCCTTTTGCCCATAAACCGATCTCATTAATTTCAATTTTTTCATTGCAAACTATACAAGTACCAGGAAATTTCATTGGTATTTTTCTCCAACTCATTGAATTATGCCAATCTCCTTTTCAATAATATCCCCAAAAGTTTCCTCCAGTTCTAATTCAAGAGCATTATTTTTAATACAAAGTAAAACAAAAGGTAAACATAAAGTTACAAATGCACTTGAAGACATATGTAACTTTCTTGCCATTATAGATGACATTGATTTAATTTTTGCACCATCCCAACGGATTCGGTTTAACAATGGCCATGATAGATTGTATTGTGAATATCTTATTCGATCATCATTTTGATACAATTTAATTAAAATATCATTAAGATATCGTAAAAGTCTCCAGTTCTGAGTTTTCATAATCTTTCCAAAAAGCATATCAGCATTTGAAATAGTTTCTAGATATTTTGCAAGACTTGAATTATCCAAATTACTTGTAATTATACTTGAATAGAACGCATTAATTTTTTCTCGAGGATCAATCTGCATAGAGTATAAAACTATTCTAGCTTCTTCAATTGAATTTGCTTTAAAGAAAGCATTAACACCATCTTCCACATTAATATTTTCAAAAGTTGTTTCTGTTTGCGGATTAAATCCAGTAACTAAAGATTGGGCAAAATTTATCATTGAACGTATATCGCCTTTGGATTTATCAATAACTTTGATTAAGGAGCCAGGACTAAGTTTTGAATTTTCTTTTTTTAAAATATTTTCAAGATATACTCTAAGTAATCTAGGAGGAATTCTTTTGAATGAAATTGTTTTGACAACTTTTTTTATACTTTTCATTTTATCGGATGTATCATTATTTGCTGCAAGAACTATTGGTACTGTAGGTTCTTTGAGAATATCAACAAGTGCAGAAGCACCTCCATAATCACCGCGTCCATGAATTCCATCAACTTCATCAACAAAAATCATTGGAGTCCCTAAGACGCTTACATTACCCAAAACAGGCATAAGAATTTCATTTATTCTAGATTTACTTCTAACATCGCTTGCATTAAGTCCAATCATATCATACCCAAACTGTTTAGCTATAAGATATGCAATGGTGGTCTTTCCAATACCCGGAGGGCCAACTAGAAGAAGAGGTTTTGTGCCTTTTTTCCATTTGGCAAACCATTCCATGATTGCTGCTCTTTGTTCTTCGTTTCCCACCATATCAGAAATAATCTGAGGTCGGTATTTTTCAGACCACATCAATTTTATCACTTGGGAAGTTTTGATTGAAATTCAGACCACTTGTTAGCCTTTTGTAATTTATTATACCAATATTGATTATAATGTTCCACAGTCAAAAATAAAAATTCTAAAAATTCTTTATGTGAGAATTCCTCAGGTAATAATTCCAGAGTAAGCCTAGCATCTTGTAGATACAAATTACTTTTTTCCAGTGTGACATCAAATCCTTTTTTCACATCATTGGCCAACAAAGAATAGTATAATGGCCAAGAAGGGATTTTTACAAAACCATTTTTTATTGAATCTTCAATTTCATTACCACATCCAACACCTTCTGCAGCACGGGCCATACCTAAGTAGAATATTTCTCCCAGCGGTCGCTCTGCTAAGGCCATGTTTCTACCAGCTGTTCCCATTACGGCACGGTATTTTTTGTAAGACAATGTCATTTCTTCTTCAGTAATTGTTGTGGGTGTTGATTTTAATTTCTCATCCAGATATTGTCCAATTCTTGCATCCTTAAAGCCATCTTCAAATTCTTTTAGGACTTGTTCTCCACCTTTTGAGATTTTATCTCTAGCTAATTTTAGAATATATGGATTCATGAGTTTGTAATCATCAAGAAATTCCAAGTCTTCATCTTTATCTACAATTCTATCCATAGGTTCACTCAAATCAATTGCCAGAATATGTCCTTCAACCATATCTTGTTTTAATTGTGGAT
It contains:
- a CDS encoding acyl-CoA carboxylase subunit beta, with product MHSEKIEDYTKKKYTSHQGGGQDRIKAQHEKGKLTARERIDLLLDEGTFTEIDPMVTHHYHEYDMQKKKFYTDGVVGGYGNVNGRQIFVFAYDFTVLGGTLSQMGAKKITKLMDHAVRTGCPIIGIMDSGGARIQEGIMSLDGFADIFYHNQLASGVIPQITASIGPSAGGSVYSPAMTDFVIMVDKAGTMFVTGPDVVKTVLGEDISFDDLGGAMTHGSKSGVAHFVAQNEYECMDYIKKLISFLPQNNTEEPPKTKTDDDPNRLDHNLISIIPENPLQPYDMKEIINSIVDNHEFFEVHELFAPNVVVGYGRMNGQVVGIIANNPMHLAGALDIDSSNKAARFIRFCDSFNIPILTLVDTPGYMPGSNQEHNGIIRHGSKLLYAYCEATVPRITLVIGKAYGGAYIAMGSKNLRTDINYAWPTARCAVLGGEAAVKIMSRKELAAADDPEALKKQLIDEFAEKFENPYVAASHGTVDNVIDPAETRPMIIKALQMLANKREKQLPRKHGNINL
- a CDS encoding AAA family ATPase is translated as MWSEKYRPQIISDMVGNEEQRAAIMEWFAKWKKGTKPLLLVGPPGIGKTTIAYLIAKQFGYDMIGLNASDVRSKSRINEILMPVLGNVSVLGTPMIFVDEVDGIHGRGDYGGASALVDILKEPTVPIVLAANNDTSDKMKSIKKVVKTISFKRIPPRLLRVYLENILKKENSKLSPGSLIKVIDKSKGDIRSMINFAQSLVTGFNPQTETTFENINVEDGVNAFFKANSIEEARIVLYSMQIDPREKINAFYSSIITSNLDNSSLAKYLETISNADMLFGKIMKTQNWRLLRYLNDILIKLYQNDDRIRYSQYNLSWPLLNRIRWDGAKIKSMSSIMARKLHMSSSAFVTLCLPFVLLCIKNNALELELEETFGDIIEKEIGIIQ